The DNA sequence TTCTGATTATTTGACCAACTTAGAAGATTATGAAGAACGTTTGGCGCGGGGAGAGATTCAGTGGTAACAATTACGCGGGGAGATGTGGTTTTATGCGATCTTAATCCCGTCGTAGGTACAGAACAAGTCTGAATCGTTTTCCTCCCCTCCCCGCAGATGGGGAGGGGTTGGGTGTAGGGTTTTCCAAACTTAACCAGCAGCGACAGCCGCCGATTCCAACTTAGCCACTAACTTGACGCCAAACTCAGTTTCAAAGCAGCCTTTTTTGTAATCCAAACTCCACAGTTCCAAGGCGCATTCATCATTTGGTTGAGATGGAACAAGCCGCAAGCAAACTTCTCTCACCTCCGGGCGATATTCGCACTTCACTTGTCGAATTGCACCTATTTGTCTTCGATCGAGCGCTACTGCCAATCGCAACAAAGTATTTAACTGACTTACCATCTGCCGATGTTCTTTCGTCGGCAAATTGCGATAGTTATCGTGTTTTTTCTTCGGACAACTTTTGCGATGGTAACGTGCTAAATTGGCAATTACGTCGATCTCGGTTTCGGTGTAACCTAGCAACTCGCTATTGCGGATTAAATAGTAAGAGTGTTTGTGATGGGAGGAATGACCGACGTGGTGACCGCAGTTATGTAAAATACCAGCAACCCAAAGCAGTTCTCTTTCTGACAAACCCCAATTATGAAGGATGCCTTTAGTTTGGTCAAATAAACTGAGGGCAAATTCGGCAACTCGCTGACTGTATTCCAGTTTGACTTGATATTTTTGGGCAGTTCTGATCGCGCTGCGCTCGCGGACTGAACTTTGATAGCGCAATCGATCTTCAATTAAACCATGTGTGAGCATCCAGTCAACAATGACGCCTTCGCGAAGACTGCGTTCGCAAATTGTTATTGTATCTAAACCGAGTAACGTCATTGCTTCTTGCAAGATTACCGCACCGGCGACTATAATTTCGGAACGCCTGTCTGACATTCCCGGAACGGCAGCGCGTTCTGCATAATTCATCTTTCGCAAACGCAGAATTATCTCGCGCAAATCTTTGAGGCTAAACTGATAGCCATTGAGGGGTGTGGGAACGATACCCAACTTTTCGCGAGCGTGGATAAGTGCTAAAGTTTCAATTGTGCCAGCGGTACCAACCAGGCGGGGACGCTCACCCGGATTGAGATTTTCCCGCAATTCTTCAACTGACCTTTCCAGCATTCCGCGCACGTAAGCTTGCAGAGATAAAAATTCCCCGTTGCTGATGGGGTCGGTAGTGACTAATTCCGTTGTGAGTCGAACTGCACCTATTTTGGTGCTGCTGAGACTGCGCGGTTCGTGACTGTCTCCCAAGATTAATTCTGTGGAACCGCCACCAATATCTATAATAATGTGGGGTAGGTTGTTGAATTCCATCCCCGACAGCACGCCCAAATAAATGCGTCGCGCTTCTTCTTGTCCGGAAATTAAATCAACGCGCAATCCTGTTTCAGTTTCGATTTGTTTGAGGAAATCTCGTCCGTTCGGCGCTTCCCGTACCGCACTGGTGGCGACGGCGATAATTTGTTCGGCGTTTAAGCTTTTGGCGACTTCCTGACAGCGGCGCAGGGTGACGATCGCTTTTTGCATGATATCTGGTTTCAGGTTACCAGTTTCCGGGTCGCGATCGCCCAATCTTACCGTGTCTTTCTCCCTGTCAATGATGGTAAAAGCTGGTAGCGAGGGGATAATCCGCACTACCACCATATGAATAGAATTTGTACCGATATCAATAGCCGCGAGAAAGCGGTCTTTCTCCACAGCGCTATCAGAAATACTCACCCTGCTTTCAGAAATTGAATTGACCATCATAAACTTGTGTTGGGTGAAAATCCCAGCCCCTCCCTCCAGGTATAAAGATATCCTATAGGGGGGAAAAGTAATGCAAATAATTAATCGATGCTATGCTTACCCAGCAAGAACGCCAACCGGAACCTACCTGGCTGACTGTTATTCGCCTCCTGAGATGGGATAAACCCGCAGGACGCCTAATTTTGATGATTCCTGCCCTTTGGGCTGTATTTTTGGCTTCTCGCGGCACACCGAGCGCACCGCTTGTCGGCGTCATAGTACTGGGTACTTTAGCTACCAGTGCTGCCGGTTGCGCGATCAACGATTTGTGGGATCGGGATATCGATCCCCAAGTGGAACGGACGCGCAATCGCCCTCTCGCTTCTCGCGCTTTGACGGTACGTACAGGTATTGTAGTAGCATTTATTGCCATGTGCTGCGCTGGTGTGTTGGCGCTGTATCTCAATCCCTTGAGTTTCTGGCTGTGCGTAGCAGCAGTCCCGACGATCGTTTTTTACCCTACAGCTAAGCGGGTGTTTCCCGTACCCCAGTTGGTGCTTTCTATTGCTTGGGGTTTTGCAGTACTGATTAGCTGGAGTGCTGCGATCGCACATTTAGAATTATCCAGCTGGTTGCTTTGGGGCGCAACTGTACTCTGGACATTGGGATTTGATACAGTTTATGCCATGAGCGACAAAGAAGACGATTTGAAAATAGGCATTAATTCCAGCGCTATCTTCTTTGGACTTTACGCCCCTGAAGCTGTAGGTATTTTCTTTTTAGGTACAGCTAGTTTGCTCGCAAGTCTCGGCGTCGTTATGCAGCTACATGGGAGCTTTTGGCTATCCCTGGTAATCGCAACAATTGGATGGATTTGGCATTATTCCCAATTGCGAAAAGAAGATTTACCGAAACCAGTTTACGGTCAAATTTTTCGCCAAAATGTTTGGATTGGTTTTATTGTACTCGCTGGGATAATTGCCGGCAATTTGTTTTAAAGTCAAAAGCTCGCTAAGCCGGGAATGTGGGAGAATGGAAAATTACGATCGCGTTCAATTTACTAAATAGCACCTATGCCTGTCAAAGTTGGAGATATCGCGCCTGATTTCACCCTAACTTCTCAAAATGGCTCGCCAGTCAGCCTTAACGATTTTCGCGGTCAAAAAGCCGTTGTTCTCTATTTCTACCCAAAGGATGACACGCCTGGATGTACGGCTGAATCTTGTGCTTTTAGAGATAGTTATGAAACCTTCAAAGATGCTGGTGCAGAAGTGATTGGCATCAGCGGCGATTCCTCAAATTCCCACGCTCAATTTGCCAGCAAATATCAGCTTCCCTTTACTTTGTTGAGCGATACTGGCAATCAAGTCCGAAAACTATACGGCGTTCCTGCCACTTTAGGACTCCTGCCCGGACGAGTTACCTATGTGATTGACAAAAATGGAGTGGTGCAGCATATTTTTAACTCGCAGTTAAACTTCAAAGCTCATGTTGATGAGTCTCTCAAAACGCTGCAAGAACTTCAAACAGTCTAGGCAATTTTAGATTTTAGATTGCAGATTTTAGATTTTTATCTGAAATCTGCAATCATTTAAGTTCGTAGTTCGTAGTATTTGTTGGGTTTCGCTTCGCTCAACCCAACCTACCAAAAAAAGCGAGGGTATTGCTATGAGAAAAATCATTATCGGTGTAATGGGCCCAGGCGATCGTACCACGGCATCCGATTTAGCCTATGCTTACGAGTTGGGCCAACTCATCGCCCAACAGGGATGGGTGTTGCTGACTGGCGGTAGAAATGTGGGTGTGATGGACGCCGCCAGCAAGGGTGCAAAGGAAGCTAACGGTCTCACCATCGGTATTCTTCCCAAGAACGATCGCAATAGCATCTCTGAGGGTGTTGACATTGCGATTTTTACCGATATGGGTAACGCCCGCAACAATATCAATGTGCTTTCTAGCGATATAGTGATAGTCTGTGGAATGAGTACAGGGACTGCTTCCGAGGTTGCCCTTGCACTCAGAAGTAACAAAAAAGTTATTTTGTTAAATAATACTGAGGAAAGTAAAGCTTTTTTTACAAGTCTATCAAAAGATAACGTTTTTATTGTTACAAATCCCCGCGAAGCTATTTTAACTGCTAAAGAAATAGGCGATTTTGCCTAAACCACTATCGAAAGAGCGATCGTATTGCTTTTTTAGCCTGTCATTGGAAATAAAACAAACTATATAAAACTAAATTTATCTTTGTACTGAACCAAGATAGCCTTTCTGAGGCGGTAGGTGAAGCTTACCCAACAGCGCTACGATCGAATTATAGAAAGTCTGAAAGCTGGCGGGGTGTTATATGAAGGATAATACGATGTCGCTCGATCGTCGCACGGGGACTTCTTTTTCCCTTACCAAAGTTAGCACAAAAGTCTTTGCGGCTGTGGCGATCGCTCTGAGCTTATCCATATCGGCAAACGCCGAACCCGTTGCCCAATCGAGAAACACTCGTTCTCAGCAAGCTCAAGTACCGGCAATAGTTTATCTCCCCGATGTGCAATTGCAGCAACTCGCACCGCAAGAAGTTGCCGTAGCAGCAAATCGCCCAGTCACCGATGCCGTCGGTAAAATTCTGCAAGCTTACAAAGGTCAGGATGTTGGCATCACGGGGTACAACGTTAGCATTGACCCAAATACCCACGCAGCCACAATAAATTTTATCGTCAAAGATCCTCGCGGAGCCGAAGTTTTTGAAAGTTTGAGCAGTGCCAATCAATACGCTTTGTTTGAATCGATTCGGCAAACGCTGCTGAGCCAATCGCTGTTTAATATTGAGGAAATTACTTTCACTGCAAACGGCGTTCCTTTTGATATTTGATAGCGAGCTTATTTGAGAATTTTAATAGAACGGGAGATGTTAGGGGTATGAAAATATTTGGGCTGATCGCACCTTTACTTTCATCATTTAATAGTGCGATCGCTCTCTCCCATATCTTCCGTTCTTTGAGATTCTGCATCAGAAGGAAACGCTAATCGAATATTAATATCAATTGATATTGTATTTCCATTCGTTTCTTCAAAACCTACATTAAGTATCTTTACTAATGGCTCTAAAGGCAAAGAATAATTTAATTTAGATTTAACAGAAGACTTAGTTTGACTTTTATATCCCGCACCTTCCAGAAAATTATTAATATTTCTCCAATTTCCTACCTTTTCGTTAGGTACATCTGGCATACTTTTAAAGTATTGGTATAAAGTTTTGCAAACATAAACTTCCACACCCTTCGGACTTTGCAATAGTTTGCGAGCCATTTCAGCCGGACTGTAGCCGCACAGCAATCCCCGCAGATAAAGCTTTTCCCGCTCAGTTAGTCCCTTTCTAGCGCGAGGAGCGCATTTGTGCTTAGCTTCCGCCAAATCTCGGTATAGCCTTTCTAAATCCCAGTTATTTGCAGCCTCGGCAAACATCTCATCGTTAGACATGGCAAGGGTTTTGGGTAAGTTGATAGTGTAATGCTAACCAAAAATTATAGTGTTTGTTAGCAGACAGTTAGTTGTGGCTAGTTTAGCATCGGTATAGCTCATAAGCTTGTGCTTGGTCAAAGGCTACTTTACTAAGTAAAAATACTCAAAGCTAAACAGCGATAAGGGAATGAATGTAAAGTTTTGTAAAAAATACCGATGTTTTGCGTAAAAAAAGCTGTTTTTCAGAGGTTTATAAAATGTCAAGTGATTTAGAAGACATACTAGGAAATGCCGCTGATAACTTTTTCAGTGCTGCTGCTGGCGGTCTTGGAAAAGCCATTGGAAACATGGCAGATAGAGCCTTTAAAGATCAAGAAGAAGATGAGTTTGTAGAGATTGACTCAGATGGTAAGGTTCATCCCTACAATCCCTCTCTATCTTCAAAAGGAGTAGCTTTGCGCGATCAAAAGGCTGAGTACTGAGGTAATTAACAATGACCAATATTGCTACTAATCGCGGACTATTATTTATGGGGGCTGATTTATCCAGACCCAGGATGGCAGTTGAAAGTGAGAAGATAAAACGCTACTTTTCACAGTTTGTCTTTAAAGGCTCAAAAGGAATTGTGACCTCTGTACAAGGGTATTTGACGACAGCAGACGGGAATTCTTACTACGTCAAAATAGAAGTTCCTGAAGACTACCCATACACTATGCCAAATATAAAGTTGCCGGAAACAACGATTGAGTCTGCTTGTCCTCATAGGTATAAAGACGGTGATTTATGTGTTATGAAGCCTGAGCAATGGTCTTCAAGCTACTCTTTAGCATTTATGGTAGCAAAGGCTGCAATATGGGTCAATAAATATGATGTTTGGAAACGTACTGGGCGCTGGCCTGGAAAACAGCAAGAACACTAATGAAAGAGCAAAATTCTTTACTTGATTTTGACCGGATAACCTACCTGCTAAATCCAGAACAGTTTGCTGATAAGCGTATCACTATTGTTGGTTTGGGTAGTGGTGGTACACCAGCCTGCGATCACCTTGTAATGAATGGCATTCGCATTTGGGAACTTTACGATCCAGATACTTTGGGAACTGAGAACCTTGTGAAGCATCCTCGAATGCGTAAAGACCTGGGGAAACTTAAAGTAGATATCCAGAAGGAGTGGATAGAAGACCGAAATCCAAATGCAGAGGTTGAAGCTTTTGCAGAAGATGTGATGAACTCCACCAAGTTTATTGAGTCAGTGCGTCGTTCAGATCTGGTGCTTTCTTGTTCAGATAAGAAGAGTGTCAGAGAGTTTGTGAGCGACCAATGTGTAGTAGCGAGAATTCCTTTTGTAACAGCTTCGGTGTTTCGTACAGGTATAGGAGGTGAAGTTTTCGGCTATATTCCAGATCAGACTGGTTGCTACAGATGCTTACAGCTGTACTCTGAACTTAATCACATTAACCTGTCTGATGATGCTTTAGGACTTACCGGAGAAGAGCAGCACAGAATTTATGGGGTTGAGGAACGGAAATTTCGTGCATCAGGACTATCGATTGATATTCAAATGATTGCTTTGATTCAAGTTCGCATGGCTCTGTCTATCCTATTGCAAGAGTCAACAGTGTTAATGCCTCGGCTGAAAAGTAACTGGATTGTGTATGCCAATAGACCTGCAAAAGGCATATTCCGGAGCCATTTTGAGGCAAAGCAGATGCTTTTGAAACCTCAAAAAGTATGTAACTGCACAGAGCAATCTCACCTACAGGAGTCATAATATGTCTGGGTTCTTGCGTTTGTTAGGAATAGGCACAAACGATTCTAGATTTTCCAATCTAAATGTAACAGTAGAAATTTATGAGACTGTGATTGCAAGAATAACTCATGCAGTATCACGATCAGACCGAGAGGAAGGAGGGAAGCTCATTGGGAAAATAAGTGAAAATGGCAATCAACTAAAAATCACAGTAGAAACTTACATTGACTCAGGGCCGCGTGTCAATAACTCAATAGGTCACTTGATGCCAGATGGCGAGTATCAAGAAGCTATGTTTCGTGTATTGGAAAAATTTGACCCGGATATTCATTACCTGGGTTCTTGGCATACTCATCATTGTAATGATCTACCAGAGTTAAGTCCAGGTGATATTAGAAGTTACAAAGAAACTTTAAATAGCCGAAATTACAATTTGGATTATTTCTTTGCATTGTTGGTAACAGCTTTACGGGGCTCGAAAACTCAGAATCTTTACTATCTCTTTTTCAGAGAGCAAGAGCATGGTTACGAACTAAATGATTCACTTGTGCATACAGTTTCTCGAATATCCCCTTTAGACTCAATTTTGAAAAATGCAGAGGAAGTTGCATTTGCTCATCGTCGAAACCGAACTTTATATAGTAATAATGTTTATGGTACTAAATCGAGAGCATCTCAGATTGACACAGGAGTTGATCCTCTAGAAAAAATCCGTAGTGAAGATCAACAATGGATATTAGGGGAAATTCCTTGGGCAAAGCCACGTCAATCTAAGAAAGATGGCTCAATATACTGGCAGTGGCAAATGGATTCAAATGTTGGTAAGCTTGATGTTTATTATAAGCATCCAAGTAACTCACCATCTATCCCAGCATACCTAGAAATTCTATTTGAGGGTAAGCAAATTATTTCAGAACATATACCATTGAATGATTCTCGATTTCAGAAGATTAAGTATTGTTTAGATCGGGCAATAGAGAAGACAAAGTGAACACTATGAGAAGGTATAGAGATCGCCTTCTCATCCCCCCATCCCAAAAGCCTTGTACTCACGCTCCCCGCAAGTGCGATCGCTCAATATCTCACCTATTCATGGTACATTCCTAACCATTACCATTAAAATGAGTACCAATCCTTGCCAATGTCGCAAGAACCTGAAATCGATCGTGGAAATGATGCACCTCGCTTCATCACAAAATTGATATCAAAAATGTTGAAATCCTTGTATCAAGCTAAGAACCTCTTCAGGATAACAACCAGCAGCATCAACTAATCGCACATCAGAATCGCTGGTAATCCTTCCCACAATTGCAGCGCTATTACCCAATCTTTTTACCAATATCTTAGCTACTTCTGGGGGAAGACACAACACTAATTCAAAGTCTTCTCCGCCATATAACGCCCATTTTATTGCTTGTTCTGGCGATATCCAGTTATGTAAAGATTGTGGAATGGGAATGTGCGATCGCTCTATTCTCCCCCCCACACCACTCATCTTACAAATCTGTACTACGGCATCTGCCAAACCATCGCTACTATCCATTCCAGCAAGTTCAATTTTGGATTTTGGATTTTGGATTTTGGATTGGTAATCTAAAATATCCCAGAGAGTTGGTAAAATATCTAGTCTGGGTTTTGGACGTTGGTGTGCTTGAATTAATGACTTTCGATCGGCTTCGCTAAGATTTTTTCCTAGTTCGGGATGCAGTAATAATTCTAATCCGGCGCGGGATGCACCGTGAAAACCTGTTACAACGATCGCATCTCCCACTTTAGCATTAGAACGGCGGATAATTCGATGGGGGAAAGCTTCGCCAAAAGCGGTAATTGAAATGGTGATGACGGGCGATCGCACCACATCTCCACCTGCAATAACAGTATTATATTGTTGCAGGCATTCTGTCATTCCTTGGTAAACTTGTTCTACCCAGCTAACTGCTGTATCGCCAGTCACTCCCAATCCGATTGTAATACCCAAAGGTGTGGCACCCATTGCTGCCAAATCGGATAAATTTGCCGCAGCAGCACGCCATCCCACATCTGACGGGGAAGTAGTGCGATCGCTAAAATGTACGCCATCAACTAATACATCAGTTGTCACAACTAAAGATTGTCCCGGCGACATTTGCATCACCGCCGCATCATCGCCAATAATGTCAGCAGGACAAAAACTTTGCAATCTTTTCAGCAGTCCTTGTTCGCCGATATCTCGAACTTTTAAGCTAGACATAATCCACAATAATTTTAACAAATAAAAGCTGCGCTCGCCGCCGATAACGTGGCACGAGCGATCGCTCTCCATTGGTTTTAACTAGACTTGAATTGTTTGTATTTATGCTCCTATCTTTTTCTTCAATTGATTCCTCGCAATGCCATCTTGCGACTTTCAAAAAGTTGTCCCACAGCCTCTATTACCGTTTTAATCGCATAGGGATCGCACTCTTTGAGAAACTCTTCCGCTTCAATTTTTCCATTAAAGAAATCTTTAGCTTTCTGAAGCAAGTATCCACCAGAGTCAAACCCTATAGATTTGATAATAAACGTAGTTACTGGGGAATTCTTAATATCGTAAGGAGAATCTTTATTGCGACCCTTAGCCAAAAGCTCTAATACCTCACTTTCCAGTTCATTTTTGGGTTGATAGCCTTCATCGATATTGGGGATAAAATGCTGCAATGCAGCTGATTTTACATTTATATCAGGTAATTCTCCCATCATAGTAGAAAGAGGAATATCCCTTCCCATGCGATAGGAAAGCGCCTCCAGGATAGCGATCGTAGTGAGCTTACTTCCCAAATAAAGCTTAGCTACTTCCAGATTTTTTCTAGTTCTTTCCAGCATATTGCGGTAAGTTTCCTCATTGGGTTCGCCCATAAACTGCTGAAAAACCAGTTCTGGTTTGAGGAAGTTCATAAATCCTTCCATTTTTTGCAGAGATTTTCGGTATACCTGCACCGTGTAAGAATTGGCGTTGGGAAGTTCGTGGTTTGTTTCCGGTAAAAGATTCCAGGTATTATCTAAAAAATCAGCAGAGTTAGTAGAGGCAAAATTCTCCACATCTCGGTTTGCCAAGCGCACAGCTCGCTTCACCACCTCACAGGTTTCGGCATCTGTCCAGCCGAAATTGAACTGCTTGTTAGCATTGATCAAGCGCTGGTAGAGCATATCCATAGCGCTGAAACCGGATTCCAGCTTCGGACGAAAAGGAATTGTCGCCTCGATACAGGCGGCGATTTGCGCGATTACACTAGGAGAAAGAAACGGCTTGAGACATTTGGCCGCGATCGCTGCACTCAGAAATTCATTTTGTCCTGCGAACGGAGAAAGCGTCTGACCGGGAGAAAACCCGAATACCGTCGATACAATCTCAAACATTAAATCCTTGGTCAGTTGAGTAGAGTCTCGAATCACGAGCTGTCCCCGAACGTCCCTGACAAAGGGAGTAATGTAACTGCTAATGTTGAAACTGACGCCTTGATCTACTTGCACGTACACCAGGTCGTGAAACAGAGCTGCCAAGACCTCAATCGGATGTTCCTCGCCGCCGACGTCAAAAATGTGTTCTGGAGTGTGGAAATAGCGCCAAGGGCCAGTCATGGTTTGGATAATCAGTTCGGCGATCGGCTCAACTTCAGTCCTTGTAATTTGACTTCCTAGCTCATTAATGGCCCAAACTAAACTATTTAGGCATCTTTCCTGAGCTTCTTTAAGTTCCATATCGGTCTCCCCGTTGTCCCTGATACAAGTGCATGGTATCAAAGGCATCCACAAAAACGCCATCTGCAACTTATTCACTTAAGCATTTGCTCCTCTCTAAATCTGTTCACCCTGCTAAGATTGACGGAAATTACCCATTTCAACAACCGACTTCCGGAATGAGCGCGTAGAGGGGTTTGACACACCAGCTAAAGCAGTGCTTCTGTCCTCCTCGTATCGCCGCCCCGATCGCATAGCCCCATTTAGCACTAAAGTTAGTCCTGGGGACTCTAGCACCCTGACTTAAAGTTTAGGAAATCGATAGAATATATCCCCGTCGGCATCCACTTCCGGAACTGCACCAAAGGTGTTAATCTGCTGTTCTAAGTACTGCTGAGCTAGCTGTGGCTCAACTTTAGCAGTGGCAGCTAGCTGGATTAGAGAAATGCGGCTATTTTGCTCTTTTAGCAATTGATAGAAAGCATTTTGCAACTGCTGTTGCTGGTGAGAAGTTGCAACTGTCCTCAAAATCAGTAAGACTGGTATACCAGCCAGAGTCAGCAAAAATATCAACTCAATAATTGCCATAATCTGACATCTAGTAAGGGTAATTTTAGATTTTAGATTTCAGATTGAGATACCATCTCTAAACCGCCATCATCAATTGAAAATTTTAGCTGTTCAATCTGGGCTTTTCCGACTAACCAGCTTTCTTTGCATAAGTCGGATAAAAGTTTTGTTTTTG is a window from the Aerosakkonema funiforme FACHB-1375 genome containing:
- a CDS encoding Ppx/GppA phosphatase family protein: MVNSISESRVSISDSAVEKDRFLAAIDIGTNSIHMVVVRIIPSLPAFTIIDREKDTVRLGDRDPETGNLKPDIMQKAIVTLRRCQEVAKSLNAEQIIAVATSAVREAPNGRDFLKQIETETGLRVDLISGQEEARRIYLGVLSGMEFNNLPHIIIDIGGGSTELILGDSHEPRSLSSTKIGAVRLTTELVTTDPISNGEFLSLQAYVRGMLERSVEELRENLNPGERPRLVGTAGTIETLALIHAREKLGIVPTPLNGYQFSLKDLREIILRLRKMNYAERAAVPGMSDRRSEIIVAGAVILQEAMTLLGLDTITICERSLREGVIVDWMLTHGLIEDRLRYQSSVRERSAIRTAQKYQVKLEYSQRVAEFALSLFDQTKGILHNWGLSERELLWVAGILHNCGHHVGHSSHHKHSYYLIRNSELLGYTETEIDVIANLARYHRKSCPKKKHDNYRNLPTKEHRQMVSQLNTLLRLAVALDRRQIGAIRQVKCEYRPEVREVCLRLVPSQPNDECALELWSLDYKKGCFETEFGVKLVAKLESAAVAAG
- a CDS encoding 4-hydroxybenzoate solanesyltransferase, producing MLTQQERQPEPTWLTVIRLLRWDKPAGRLILMIPALWAVFLASRGTPSAPLVGVIVLGTLATSAAGCAINDLWDRDIDPQVERTRNRPLASRALTVRTGIVVAFIAMCCAGVLALYLNPLSFWLCVAAVPTIVFYPTAKRVFPVPQLVLSIAWGFAVLISWSAAIAHLELSSWLLWGATVLWTLGFDTVYAMSDKEDDLKIGINSSAIFFGLYAPEAVGIFFLGTASLLASLGVVMQLHGSFWLSLVIATIGWIWHYSQLRKEDLPKPVYGQIFRQNVWIGFIVLAGIIAGNLF
- a CDS encoding peroxiredoxin, whose translation is MPVKVGDIAPDFTLTSQNGSPVSLNDFRGQKAVVLYFYPKDDTPGCTAESCAFRDSYETFKDAGAEVIGISGDSSNSHAQFASKYQLPFTLLSDTGNQVRKLYGVPATLGLLPGRVTYVIDKNGVVQHIFNSQLNFKAHVDESLKTLQELQTV
- a CDS encoding TIGR00725 family protein, with the protein product MRKIIIGVMGPGDRTTASDLAYAYELGQLIAQQGWVLLTGGRNVGVMDAASKGAKEANGLTIGILPKNDRNSISEGVDIAIFTDMGNARNNINVLSSDIVIVCGMSTGTASEVALALRSNKKVILLNNTEESKAFFTSLSKDNVFIVTNPREAILTAKEIGDFA
- a CDS encoding helix-turn-helix transcriptional regulator: MSNDEMFAEAANNWDLERLYRDLAEAKHKCAPRARKGLTEREKLYLRGLLCGYSPAEMARKLLQSPKGVEVYVCKTLYQYFKSMPDVPNEKVGNWRNINNFLEGAGYKSQTKSSVKSKLNYSLPLEPLVKILNVGFEETNGNTISIDINIRLAFPSDAESQRTEDMGESDRTIK
- a CDS encoding ubiquitin-conjugating enzyme family protein gives rise to the protein MTNIATNRGLLFMGADLSRPRMAVESEKIKRYFSQFVFKGSKGIVTSVQGYLTTADGNSYYVKIEVPEDYPYTMPNIKLPETTIESACPHRYKDGDLCVMKPEQWSSSYSLAFMVAKAAIWVNKYDVWKRTGRWPGKQQEH
- a CDS encoding HesA/MoeB/ThiF family protein, yielding MKEQNSLLDFDRITYLLNPEQFADKRITIVGLGSGGTPACDHLVMNGIRIWELYDPDTLGTENLVKHPRMRKDLGKLKVDIQKEWIEDRNPNAEVEAFAEDVMNSTKFIESVRRSDLVLSCSDKKSVREFVSDQCVVARIPFVTASVFRTGIGGEVFGYIPDQTGCYRCLQLYSELNHINLSDDALGLTGEEQHRIYGVEERKFRASGLSIDIQMIALIQVRMALSILLQESTVLMPRLKSNWIVYANRPAKGIFRSHFEAKQMLLKPQKVCNCTEQSHLQES
- the thiL gene encoding thiamine-phosphate kinase is translated as MSSLKVRDIGEQGLLKRLQSFCPADIIGDDAAVMQMSPGQSLVVTTDVLVDGVHFSDRTTSPSDVGWRAAAANLSDLAAMGATPLGITIGLGVTGDTAVSWVEQVYQGMTECLQQYNTVIAGGDVVRSPVITISITAFGEAFPHRIIRRSNAKVGDAIVVTGFHGASRAGLELLLHPELGKNLSEADRKSLIQAHQRPKPRLDILPTLWDILDYQSKIQNPKSKIELAGMDSSDGLADAVVQICKMSGVGGRIERSHIPIPQSLHNWISPEQAIKWALYGGEDFELVLCLPPEVAKILVKRLGNSAAIVGRITSDSDVRLVDAAGCYPEEVLSLIQGFQHF